The Pochonia chlamydosporia 170 chromosome 1, whole genome shotgun sequence genome window below encodes:
- a CDS encoding LUC7 protein (similar to Metarhizium robertsii ARSEF 23 XP_007818132.1), with translation MAAEQRKLLEQLMGNQSTSRAAQLSLTDPKVCRSYLVGTCPHDLFTNTKQDLGQCPKVHSEPLKTEYEALSDREKQRYGFDYDYMRDLQKYIDDCNRRIDAAQKRLEKTPDEIRQTNVLLKSISELGASIANGQLEVEVLASMNEVSRAMDENFRIKQTMQLKSDKEKELKALSDTSGPSGHQKLQVCDVCGAYLSRLDNDRRLADHFYGKMHLGYASMRKTYDAFPRELKSRQRQGMMDADDGPGGGMGGPRGPRGGGYRSGRGGRRW, from the exons ATGGCCGCCGAGCAAAGAAAGCTGCTCGAGCAGCTCATGGGCAACCAATCCACCTCCCGCGCCGCCCAGCTCTCCCTCACAGACCCCAAGGTTTGCCGATCCTATCTCGTCGGCACATGTCCGCACgacctcttcaccaacacAAAGCAAGATCTGGGACAATGTCCAAAGGTCCATTCCGAGCCTCTAAAGACCGAATACGAAGCCTTGTCAGACCGGGAGAAGCAAAGATACGGATTCGACTACGACTACATGCGCGACCTGCAAAAGTACATTGATGACTGTAATCGGCGAATTGATGCGGCACAAAAGAGACTCGAGAAGACTCCTGATGAGATCCGACAAACTAATGTCTTG TTGAAATCGATATCGGAACTCGGCGCCTCCATCGCAAATGGCCAACTCGAAGTCGAAGTCCTCGCGTCCATGAACGAAGTATCCCGCGCTATGGACGAGAACTTTCGCATAAAACAAACCATGCAGTTGAAGTcggacaaggaaaaggaacTCAAAGCCCTGTCGGACACGTCTGGCCCATCTGGCCATCAGAAACTCCAAGTCTGCGATGTCTGTGGCGCATATCTGAGTAGGTTGGATAATGATCGTCGGTTGGCGGACCACTTTTACGGCAAGATGCATTTGGGTTATGCGTCGATGCGCAAGACATATGATGCGTTCCCGAGGGAGTTGAAGAGCAGGCAGAGACAAGGGATGatggatgcagatgatggTCCTGGGGGTGGGATGGGTGGACCGAGAGGACCGAGGGGTGGAGGATACAGGAGTGGCAGGGGAGGGAGAAGGTGGTAG